One Malus sylvestris chromosome 14, drMalSylv7.2, whole genome shotgun sequence DNA segment encodes these proteins:
- the LOC126600066 gene encoding protein QUIRKY: MATVRKLIVEVVDARNLSPKDGHGTSSPYVVMDYYGQRKRTQTKIRDLNPVWNELLEFNVGKPSDVFGDVLELDVHHDKNYGPTRRNNFLGRIRLSSTQFVKKGEEALIYFPLEKKSFFSWIQGEIGLKIYYVDEVVPPPAPPTPPPQAEEPKAETAPPPSSEAPPPPESDSTPPPGEKETKADPPPEAEQAPPPEGEKPAEEPPTEVVPPQETVAPEDVQSDPPPGPTSTPPPPTDDANHDQGDPPPPPPPEATMQREPEIEMIGAAVSKSVPDVKFHGINGPQPMPRPPVMNYTSQLEPTESMSMDRPSFDLVEKMHYLFVRVVKARFIPSSGSPIVKISTANHHITSKPARKTQCFEWDQTFAFARQSPDQSDASILEISVWGPPMFDPATASVASGHHFLGGICFDVTEIPLRDPPDSPLAPQWYRLEGGGARMNGDLMLATWMGTQADDSFPDAWKTDTAGNPNARAKVYQSPKLWYLRATVLEAQDVLPMTPSLTESSVQVKTQLGFQSLKTDPAVTQNGTLSWNQDLMFVAAEPFSDRLIFTVENRLAKGPVILGVATIPLTAIERRVDDRKVASRWFSLESPGEEDQKKRTVYRGRMHLRLCFDGGYHVMDEAAYVCSDYRPTARQLWKPPLGTVELGVIGCKNLIPVKTVSGKGCTDAYCVAKYGSKWVRTRTVCDSLEPKWNEQYTFKVYDPCTVLSIGVFDSSGPGFKIDGSTDATGPDFRIGKLRLRISTLATGRVYRNTYPLLLLSPAGLKKMGEVEVAIRFVRVCPTLDLIHAYSQPSLPLMHHIKPLGVMQQDLLRRAAVKIVAAHLSRSEPPLGREVVIYMLDADSQGFSMRKVRANYFRIINVVAGVVDVVAWINDTRSWKKPMATILVHALLVLLVWFPDLIVPTLLFYVFVIGAWNYRFRSRAPLQHFDPKLSLADNVDRDELDEEFDAVPSNRPYEVVRARYDKLRMLGARVQTVLGDFATQGERVQALVTWQDPRATGIFVVLCLVVAMILYVVPSKMVAMAFGFYYLRHPIFRDRMPSPALNFIRRLPSLSDRLL, encoded by the coding sequence ATGGCTACTGTACGGAAACTGATTGTTGAGGTTGTCGATGCTCGAAATCTGTCGCCGAAAGACGGGCACGGGACGTCGAGCCCGTACGTGGTGATGGACTACTACGGGCAGCGGAAGCGGACGCAGACAAAGATACGAGACCTAAACCCCGTGTGGAACGAGTTGCTCGAGTTCAACGTTGGCAAGCCTTCCGATGTTTTTGGGGATGTGCTGGAGCTCGATGTCCACCACGACAAGAACTACGGACCCACCCGGAGGAACAACTTCCTCGGGAGGATCCGACTGAGTTCCACTCAGTTTGTCAAGAAAGGCGAGGAGGCTTTGATTTATTTCCCATTGGAGAAGAAGAGCTTCTTTAGTTGGATTCAAGGCGAAATTGGCTTGAAGATTTATTACGTCGATGAGGTTGTCCCGCCGCCTGCACCACCAACACCGCCGCCTCAAGCGGAAGAGCCAAAGGCTGAAACTGCACCGCCTCCGTCGTCGGAGGCGCCGCCGCCACCAGAATCTGACTCAACCCCACCACCAGGCGAGAAGGAAACTAAGGCGGACCCACCACCGGAAGCAGAACAAGCACCGCCACCGGAAGGTGAGAAGCCCGCCGAAGAACCACCGACTGAGGTGGTGCCACCACAGGAAACTGTAGCTCCTGAAGATGTACAGTCTGATCCTCCACCGGGGCCGACgtcaacaccaccaccacccactGATGATGCAAATCATGATCAAGGGgatccgccgccgccgccaccacctGAAGCAACCATGCAACGTGAACCCGAAATAGAGATGATTGGAGCCGCCGTATCGAAATCAGTTCCAGATGTCAAATTCCATGGAATCAACGGCCCACAGCCAATGCCAAGGCCACCAGTAATGAACTATACGTCGCAGCTGGAGCCAACAGAAAGCATGTCGATGGATCGGCCGTCGTTTGATCTGGTGGAGAAGATGCACTACCTCTTCGTCCGAGTGGTGAAGGCGCGCTTCATTCCCTCCAGCGGCAGTCCGATCGTTAAAATCTCCACTGCCAACCACCATATCACGTCCAAACCCGCCAGAAAAACCCAATGCTTCGAGTGGGACCAGACCTTCGCCTTCGCCCGCCAATCCCCCGACCAATCCGACGCCTCCATCCTCGAAATTTCCGTGTGGGGCCCGCCCATGTTTGACCCCGCGACCGCCTCGGTTGCCTCCGGGCATCACTTCCTCGGTGGAATCTGTTTCGACGTGACGGAAATTCCCCTGAGAGACCCGCCCGACAGCCCCTTGGCCCCGCAGTGGTACAGGCTGGAGGGCGGCGGGGCCCGCATGAACGGCGACCTGATGCTCGCCACGTGGATGGGAACTCAGGCGGACGATTCGTTTCCCGACGCGTGGAAGACCGATACAGCCGGTAACCCAAACGCGCGAGCCAAAGTCTACCAATCGCCGAAGCTGTGGTATCTCCGAGCAACAGTCCTCGAAGCCCAAGACGTTCTCCCCATGACGCCGTCGTTGACGGAGTCATCTGTCCAAGTCAAAACCCAGCTCGGATTCCAGTCCCTCAAGACCGACCCCGCCGTCACCCAAAACGGCACGCTGTCGTGGAACCAAGACTTGATGTTCGTAGCCGCGGAGCCGTTCAGCGATCGTTTAATTTTCACTGTAGAGAATCGGCTAGCGAAAGGACCGGTCATATTGGGGGTGGCGACAATACCCCTTACCGCCATCGAACGACGCGTCGACGACCGCAAAGTGGCTTCGAGATGGTTCTCATTGGAGAGCCCAGGCGAGGAAGACCAGAAGAAGAGGACGGTGTACAGAGGCAGAATGCACCTGCGCCTCTGTTTCGACGGCGGGTATCACGTGATGGACGAGGCAGCGTACGTGTGCAGCGACTACCGGCCCACCGCGAGGCAGCTCTGGAAGCCGCCGCTGGGCACCGTCGAGCTCGGCGTCATCGGGTGCAAGAACTTGATACCTGTCAAGACGGTGAGCGGTAAGGGATGTACGGATGCGTATTGCGTGGCAAAATATGGATCCAAATGGGTACGGACACGGACCGTGTGCGATAGCTTGGAGCCCAAATGGAACGAGCAGTATACGTTTAAAGTATACGATCCGTGTACGGTGTTGAGCATCGGCGTTTTTGATAGCTCTGGACCGGGATTCAAAATCGACGGCTCGACAGATGCCACGGGTCCCGATTTTCGTATCGGGAAGCTCCGCTTGCGTATTTCGACGCTGGCTACGGGTAGAGTATACAGAAATACGTATCCGCTGTTGCTTTTGTCTCCCGCCggtttgaaaaaaatgggggagGTGGAGGTGGCCATACGGTTTGTTCGAGTGTGTCCGACGTTGGATTTGATCCACGCGTACTCGCAGCCTTCACTGCCGTTGATGCACCACATAAAGCCGCTAGGTGTGATGCAACAGGACCTGCTGCGGAGGGCGGCGGTTAAGATCGTCGCCGCACACCTGTCTCGCTCCGAACCGCCTCTCGGGCGCGAGGTTGTGATTTACATGCTGGACGCGGACTCGCAGGGATTCAGCATGCGGAAAGTGCGCGCCAATTATTTCCGGATCATAAATGTCGTAGCAGGGGTTGTGGATGTCGTAGCGTGGATAAACGACACGCGTTCTTGGAAGAAACCGATGGCAACGATTCTTGTGCACGCGCTGCTGGTGCTGCTCGTTTGGTTCCCGGATCTGATCGTGCCCACCCTGTTGTTTTACGTGTTTGTGATTGGCGCGTGGAACTACAGGTTTCGCTCTCGGGCCCCACTCCAGCACTTTGACCCGAAGCTCTCGCTGGCGGACAACGTTGACCGGGACGAGCTGGACGAGGAGTTTGATGCGGTGCCGAGCAACAGGCCGTATGAGGTGGTGCGGGCGAGGTACGACAAGCTTAGGATGTTGGGGGCACGCGTGCAGACCGTGCTGGGAGATTTTGCAACGCAAGGGGAACGAGTGCAGGCGCTGGTGACGTGGCAGGATCCGCGGGCGACGGGGATCTTTGTGGTGTTGTGTTTGGTGGTGGCGATGATACTGTACGTGGTGCCGTCGAAGATGGTGGCGATGGCGTTTGGGTTCTATTATCTCCGTCATCCGATATTCCGTGATCGGATGCCGTCGCCGGCTTTGAACTTCATTCGACGGCTTCCGTCGTTGTCTGATCGCCTTTTGTGA